A segment of the Sanyastnella coralliicola genome:
ATCACCGAGAAAGGAAAGCCCAAGTAGCTGAGCCAGCTCCTCAAGACGAATTGCTTCGGGAAATTGCATGCTTACTTTTTCACGCGCTCGGTGTACTCACCTGTGCGCGTATCCACTTTGATCCAATCACCAGTGTCAACAAACAAAGGCACGCGTACCTCAACACCTGTATCAGTAGTAGCCGGCTTTAATGTGTTTGTTGCAGTATCTCCTTTGATTCCAGGCTCTGTGTATGTAATCTCCGTTTCAATGTGTGAAGGTAGATCACAAGAAAGCACTGACTCCTCTTCTGCGTGGAACATTACCTGACAGATCAAACCGTCTTTCAAGAACTGAGGAGCGTTGATTTGGTGCTTCGCAATCTGCACTTGCTCGTATGTCTCATTGTTCATGAAGTGGTAACCCATTTCATCGTTGTAGAGGTACTGGTAATTACGTGTTTCGATTCGCACCGGTTCGATCTTCGCACTCGCGTTGAAGGTGTTGTCAACCACTTTTCCGTTGTTGAGGTTCTTCAATTTCGTGCGGACGAACGCCGCTCCTTTTCCTGGTTTAACGTGTAGAAATTCTACTACTACCCATAGATCGCCGTTGTGCTTAATGCACAATCCGTTGCGGAATTCAGATGTATTTGCCATCGTAATTTTCGTTGTATTCCTGCAAAAATAGAAAATCGAAGCACTAGAAGCGCAGGCGCAACTGTGCTCGGAATTCACTCTTCGTATTCCCGTTGATTTCGTTCAGTCCGCTATTGATGACATCGCGGTCTGTGTACAACCACTGCGCATAGCGCAACCAGAGCTCCACGCCTTTCTTAATGCGGATTTTACTAATCGCGTAGAATCGCGAGCCCCTGTTGAAATAGGCAGGAATGCTGAAGAAGTAGAGTACGTCGTTCTCATAGGCGTACAAACGCGCATTGTAAGAATCAGTATCGAACAATGCATAACGCAAGGTCAGGTTGGCCGGGAACATCACCTTTCGGAAGACGATATCTTGATACAATAAGAATCCATTCTCGGCCGGATTTCCTTCCAATTGATAGCGCGTGAATTCAACTCGCGTCTTCAATTTCACATTCTCATGCACCTGATATGCTGCGTGCACGCGGAAGAAATGTTGTTCCCAAGGAACCGGCTGATCAATCGGAGAATCGATGATGTTGTTGCGGTCTTTGTTTCGCTTTCGCCAACGGACATAAAACTCACTTTTCCGACTAGGCTTATGCGTTAATTGTAGTAGGTATTCATGTCCGGATGATGGTGCATCTACCAAGAAACTCAACCATTGCGATCTAAAGTGATCGGCGTAACCTGAGACCTTCCATTTTCTTGCTGGGGTGAACTCCATTCCTAGGTAGAGACCTTGTTCGTTAATCGGTCTGCTTCGTTCCGCGAAAGCGTTGGCATACAAGCTTTGAAAATCGCGGTCAAAGTGACGATGCAAGGCCACAATAGAGAGCTTCGGATCAAGCGCAATCAACACTCCATTCACGAATCCCACTCCTCCGTTCTGGCTCATGCTAGCTTCACCGAAGAAGTTCATGTTGCGCAGCACCAAGTTGTAATCGACACCGGCAACAAGATTCTCGTTATCGCTAAACTCAAATTGATTGTAGAGTTGAAGATTCCGCTCCAAATTCGCATCCCACTGCGAACGCATGGCAGTCAACCCAACGGAGAGCTTACGACTCTTGTAAGCTAAATTTCCTCCAATATGGCGTTCGCGAATCGCGTCTTTATCGAACAGCTCGGCGTTGGTGCGATGAAAACCACTCAACTGAAACGAGCTCACACTCACCTGCTGATCTAGACCAGTATCAGAGGTATCCGCAATCGAAACGATGTTGGCATCAATCTTCTTATCGCTGTATAAGAGCGTCAGTTCAAATTTGCCTGCGCCTAGTGTGACTGCGCTACCGCGGAAAAAGAGGTTTTCGTCTACTGCGGTATAAGGTCTAATCCCTAGCGGGGAACGCTTCGCTGAAGCTATGAATGGTGACTTACCAAATCCAAGACCTGACCACAGCGTAAGCCCTTGTCCGAATTGTGCTTGATAGTCACCGACCACTGCTTTTCGCAGCCATCCTTTGTCTTCGTAGTAGGCATGTGCACTGTAGAAATCGAAGCCGTTCTTCTGCGTTCCTTGGAAGAACTCCTCCCCAGCATCCTTCTCCGCGGTGAAACCAATACTGAGGTTGTTACGGTAACGGAATCGATAGCGCGCATAGAGTTTATCAGGTGAACCTAAGAATCGGCGGTTCGGATTCTCAGCTAGTTCTTCTTCGCTGATGGGCGCGAAGCCCTCTTGTTCTTCCAGCACGCGTGTGTAACGAAGGAATAAATCATGGCTTCCTTCTTCCAAAACGTCCTTGATAGTCCAACGCTGAAAATCTAGCGGCGCGTCTACTTTAATGAAAGGAAGCAAAAGGTAAATCGTTGTTTGATCCCAACCATCAATC
Coding sequences within it:
- the efp gene encoding elongation factor P; translated protein: MANTSEFRNGLCIKHNGDLWVVVEFLHVKPGKGAAFVRTKLKNLNNGKVVDNTFNASAKIEPVRIETRNYQYLYNDEMGYHFMNNETYEQVQIAKHQINAPQFLKDGLICQVMFHAEEESVLSCDLPSHIETEITYTEPGIKGDTATNTLKPATTDTGVEVRVPLFVDTGDWIKVDTRTGEYTERVKK
- a CDS encoding helix-hairpin-helix domain-containing protein; protein product: MGNSMISPPQADSVISAPLALSMIRLIFLLLFFGVSVSALAQQDDPLVRQRMIEQRIEAIVEGLDEEVELDYTTLFDVLDYYLERPLNLNKATAADLRQLYLLTDVQINNLELHIAKNGPLREIYELQAIDGWDQTTIYLLLPFIKVDAPLDFQRWTIKDVLEEGSHDLFLRYTRVLEEQEGFAPISEEELAENPNRRFLGSPDKLYARYRFRYRNNLSIGFTAEKDAGEEFFQGTQKNGFDFYSAHAYYEDKGWLRKAVVGDYQAQFGQGLTLWSGLGFGKSPFIASAKRSPLGIRPYTAVDENLFFRGSAVTLGAGKFELTLLYSDKKIDANIVSIADTSDTGLDQQVSVSSFQLSGFHRTNAELFDKDAIRERHIGGNLAYKSRKLSVGLTAMRSQWDANLERNLQLYNQFEFSDNENLVAGVDYNLVLRNMNFFGEASMSQNGGVGFVNGVLIALDPKLSIVALHRHFDRDFQSLYANAFAERSRPINEQGLYLGMEFTPARKWKVSGYADHFRSQWLSFLVDAPSSGHEYLLQLTHKPSRKSEFYVRWRKRNKDRNNIIDSPIDQPVPWEQHFFRVHAAYQVHENVKLKTRVEFTRYQLEGNPAENGFLLYQDIVFRKVMFPANLTLRYALFDTDSYNARLYAYENDVLYFFSIPAYFNRGSRFYAISKIRIKKGVELWLRYAQWLYTDRDVINSGLNEINGNTKSEFRAQLRLRF